The following are encoded in a window of Saccharothrix longispora genomic DNA:
- a CDS encoding Acg family FMN-binding oxidoreductase yields the protein MDEVFGLTPDEVEGVLRTAAAAPSVHNTQPWRFRLHHDRIELHPDLERALPATDPDQRELRLACGAALFNLRLGLRARGIRPLVTLLPGADAPGALAVVRWGGHRDVDDETRALIRAVPRRRSNRKPFHHAPVPVAHRHALVRAAERERSWLHVVTDRAERAHLQGLVAEAHRLQARDPAIRAELTARTGPRTTDGIPPASAGIRPEPQDEWALRDFHATPRTPGKDYEPDPLLTVLCSFHDGPLHDLHAGQALQRVLLTATTLGLSASFLSQPTEVPHLRHRLRRALGGHLTPQTVLRIGYGTHVPATPRRDVTDLLLEPCSSRS from the coding sequence ATGGACGAGGTCTTCGGACTGACACCGGACGAGGTCGAAGGCGTGCTGCGCACGGCGGCGGCGGCGCCGTCCGTGCACAACACCCAACCCTGGCGGTTCCGCCTGCACCACGACCGCATCGAACTGCACCCGGACCTCGAACGCGCGCTGCCCGCGACCGACCCCGACCAGCGCGAACTGCGCCTGGCCTGCGGCGCCGCCCTGTTCAACCTCCGCCTGGGCCTGCGCGCCCGCGGCATCCGCCCCCTCGTCACCCTGCTCCCGGGAGCCGACGCCCCCGGCGCGCTGGCCGTCGTCCGCTGGGGCGGACACCGCGACGTCGACGACGAGACGCGCGCACTCATCCGCGCCGTGCCCCGGCGCCGCTCCAACCGCAAGCCCTTCCACCACGCACCGGTCCCCGTCGCGCACCGCCACGCCCTCGTCCGCGCCGCCGAACGCGAACGCTCCTGGCTGCACGTCGTCACCGACCGCGCCGAACGCGCCCACCTCCAGGGCCTCGTCGCCGAAGCCCACCGGCTCCAGGCCCGCGACCCCGCCATCCGCGCCGAACTCACCGCCCGCACCGGCCCCCGCACCACCGACGGCATCCCCCCGGCCTCCGCCGGCATCCGCCCCGAACCACAGGACGAATGGGCGCTGCGCGACTTCCACGCCACCCCGCGCACCCCCGGCAAGGACTACGAGCCCGACCCCCTCCTCACCGTCCTGTGCTCCTTCCACGACGGGCCGCTGCACGACCTGCACGCCGGCCAGGCGCTCCAACGAGTCCTGCTCACCGCCACCACCCTCGGCCTGTCCGCCTCCTTCCTCTCCCAACCCACCGAAGTCCCCCACCTGCGCCACCGACTCCGCCGCGCACTCGGCGGACACCTCACACCCCAGACCGTCCTCCGCATCGGCTACGGGACCCACGTCCCGGCCACCCCGCGCCGCGACGTCACCGACCTGCTCCTCGAACCCTGCTCGTCCCGGTCCTGA
- a CDS encoding sensor histidine kinase, with amino-acid sequence MVDSNHELPHRLLGGLRLDELLDEMRERLTEIGSTRDKMQGLLDAVLAVGAGVELDSTLQRIVQAAVGLVGARYGALGVLGTRENLSEFVYVGIDPEARSRMGHLPEGKGLLGLLIKDPRAIRLHDLSEHPASVGFPANHPPMHSFLGVPVRVRDEVFGNLYMTEKIDGGDFTADDEVVLTALAAAAGVAVENARLFERTRLRERWLEATAEVNSELLGGASRDDALRLIAQRIRELSQATTSLIVLVEDGPQQRLKVAAGVGDQVAGLVGGPFPGTGTFLEQVLSTAAPMLIDDLEGTLGEVTADVGPGVAVPLRTGAAVTGVLLVARDKGGARFGADQVPLLASFADQAAVALEFAENQRARRLVDLLEDRDRIARDLHDHVIQRLFATGMSLQGAVGSIREPRARERVQKAVVQLDETVLEIRTSIFDLQAAEDVPGVRRRLLDLVAELTEDVAVTPTVRMSGTVDNSVPDHVAEHAEAVVREAVSNVVRHARAAGFVLTVEAGDHLTISVVDDGVGMPEQVARSGLRNLEQRAVDLGGTCTAVAEPGGGTRLTWRVPL; translated from the coding sequence ATGGTCGATTCGAACCACGAACTGCCGCACCGCCTGCTCGGCGGCCTGCGCTTGGACGAGCTGCTCGACGAGATGCGCGAGCGGTTGACGGAGATCGGGTCGACCCGGGACAAGATGCAGGGCCTGCTGGACGCGGTGCTGGCGGTCGGTGCCGGGGTGGAGCTGGACTCGACGTTGCAGCGGATCGTGCAGGCGGCGGTCGGGCTGGTGGGTGCCCGCTACGGCGCGCTGGGGGTGCTGGGCACCCGCGAGAACCTGTCGGAGTTCGTCTACGTCGGCATCGACCCGGAGGCCCGGTCGCGGATGGGGCACCTGCCGGAGGGCAAGGGCCTGCTCGGACTGCTGATCAAGGACCCGCGGGCGATCCGGCTGCACGACCTCTCCGAGCACCCGGCGTCGGTGGGCTTCCCCGCCAACCACCCGCCGATGCACAGCTTCCTGGGCGTGCCGGTGCGGGTCCGCGACGAGGTGTTCGGCAACCTCTACATGACCGAGAAGATCGACGGTGGGGATTTCACCGCCGACGACGAGGTGGTGCTGACCGCGCTGGCCGCGGCGGCGGGCGTGGCGGTGGAGAACGCCCGCCTGTTCGAGCGGACGCGGTTGCGCGAGCGGTGGCTGGAGGCCACCGCCGAGGTCAACTCCGAGCTGCTCGGCGGCGCGTCGAGGGACGACGCGCTGCGCCTGATCGCCCAGCGCATCCGCGAGCTGTCACAGGCGACGACGTCGCTGATCGTGCTGGTCGAGGACGGGCCGCAGCAGCGGCTGAAGGTCGCGGCCGGGGTGGGTGACCAGGTCGCGGGACTGGTCGGCGGGCCGTTCCCGGGGACGGGGACGTTCCTGGAGCAGGTGCTGAGCACGGCCGCGCCGATGCTCATCGACGACCTGGAAGGCACGCTGGGGGAGGTGACCGCCGACGTCGGCCCCGGCGTGGCGGTGCCGCTGCGGACGGGGGCGGCCGTGACCGGTGTGCTGCTGGTCGCGCGGGACAAGGGCGGCGCGCGGTTCGGCGCGGACCAGGTGCCGCTCCTGGCGTCCTTCGCGGACCAGGCGGCGGTGGCGCTGGAGTTCGCCGAGAACCAGCGGGCACGACGCCTGGTCGACCTGCTGGAGGACCGCGACCGCATCGCCCGCGACCTGCACGACCACGTCATCCAACGCCTCTTCGCCACCGGCATGAGCCTGCAGGGCGCCGTGGGCTCGATCCGCGAACCGCGGGCGCGCGAACGCGTGCAGAAGGCCGTGGTCCAGCTGGACGAGACGGTGCTGGAGATCCGCACCTCGATCTTCGACCTCCAGGCCGCGGAGGACGTCCCCGGTGTGCGCCGGCGCCTGTTGGACCTGGTCGCGGAGTTGACCGAGGACGTCGCGGTCACCCCGACGGTGCGGATGAGCGGGACGGTGGACAACTCGGTGCCCGACCACGTCGCCGAGCACGCCGAGGCGGTCGTGCGCGAGGCGGTGAGCAACGTGGTGCGCCACGCCCGCGCGGCGGGGTTCGTCCTCACCGTCGAGGCGGGTGACCACCTCACCATCAGCGTCGTCGACGACGGGGTCGGGATGCCCGAGCAGGTGGCGCGCAGCGGTCTGCGCAACCTCGAACAGCGCGCCGTGGACCTGGGCGGCACGTGCACGGCCGTCGCCGAACCCGGCGGCGGCACCCGTCTGACCTGGCGGGTGCCGCTGTAG
- a CDS encoding response regulator transcription factor, with the protein MVARVFLVDDHEVVRVGVRELLNSDDDLEVVGEAGSVAEALARVPGSGADVAVLDVRLPDGNGIELCRELRSRLPELKCLMLTSFTDDEALFDAIMAGASGFVLKRIVGHDLQNAVRTVAAGGSLLDARSTAALLDRIRRERDQGDPTRSLTEQERTVFDHIGEGLTNKQIAEKMFLAEKTVKNYVSHLLAKLGLERRTQAAVLATRLRKPAPSNEE; encoded by the coding sequence GTGGTGGCGCGCGTGTTCTTGGTGGACGACCACGAGGTCGTCCGGGTCGGTGTCCGTGAGCTGCTCAACAGCGACGACGACCTGGAGGTGGTCGGCGAGGCCGGGTCGGTGGCCGAGGCGTTGGCGCGGGTGCCGGGCAGCGGCGCGGACGTCGCCGTGCTCGACGTGCGACTGCCCGACGGCAACGGCATCGAGCTGTGCCGCGAACTGCGCTCCCGGCTGCCGGAGCTCAAGTGCCTGATGCTGACCTCGTTCACCGACGACGAAGCCCTCTTCGACGCCATCATGGCCGGCGCCTCCGGGTTCGTCCTCAAGCGCATCGTGGGCCACGACCTGCAGAACGCCGTGCGCACCGTCGCCGCCGGCGGGTCACTGCTCGACGCCCGCTCCACCGCCGCCCTGCTGGACCGCATCCGCCGCGAACGCGACCAGGGCGACCCCACCCGCTCGCTCACCGAGCAGGAACGCACCGTGTTCGACCACATCGGCGAAGGCCTCACCAACAAGCAGATCGCCGAGAAGATGTTCCTCGCCGAGAAGACCGTCAAGAACTACGTCTCCCACCTCCTCGCCAAACTCGGCCTCGAACGCCGCACCCAGGCCGCCGTGCTCGCCACCAGGCTGCGCAAACCCGCCCCCTCGAACGAGGAGTGA
- a CDS encoding CBS domain-containing protein — protein MRAHDIMTSPVITVTADVPIREAAALAVCHGFTALPVVDGGRLVAIVTEADLLRGRFAADGSADAPVREVMSTPVYGMDPDAPAALLARAMVEHGVRCVPIVEDARLVGVVTRRDLVRALARTDDAIAADVRERLDAYGGPGSWSVSVHDGRVVLRSPFVDERSSRVVAALAEAVPGVMTALVTSEPEVSL, from the coding sequence ATGAGGGCTCACGACATCATGACCAGCCCCGTCATCACCGTGACGGCGGACGTGCCGATCCGCGAGGCGGCGGCACTGGCGGTTTGTCACGGCTTCACCGCGCTGCCCGTCGTCGACGGCGGTCGGCTGGTCGCCATCGTCACCGAAGCCGACCTGCTGCGCGGCCGGTTCGCCGCCGACGGGTCCGCCGACGCGCCCGTGCGGGAGGTGATGAGCACCCCGGTCTACGGGATGGACCCCGACGCGCCCGCCGCGCTCCTGGCGCGTGCGATGGTCGAGCACGGGGTCCGCTGCGTCCCGATCGTGGAGGACGCGCGCCTGGTCGGCGTGGTGACCCGCCGCGACCTGGTGCGCGCCCTGGCCCGCACCGACGACGCGATCGCCGCCGACGTGCGCGAGCGCCTGGACGCCTACGGCGGGCCCGGCAGCTGGTCGGTGTCCGTGCACGACGGCCGGGTCGTCCTGCGCTCGCCGTTCGTCGACGAGCGGTCCTCGCGGGTCGTCGCGGCGCTGGCGGAAGCCGTGCCCGGCGTGATGACCGCCCTGGTGACATCGGAGCCGGAGGTGAGCCTGTGA
- a CDS encoding universal stress protein produces the protein MIVVGVDGSAPSREALRWTLTRAARTGEAVEATMAWLHEPESAAATATGVHPHAGDHRRRHPARELHAVVEDVRASVPGAPPVSEATVVGDTDAVLLRAARQADLLVIGSRRHHPAEALPGGVAARCLRHAPCPVVVVPPAPRVAGREPRRCGSAARTPEHGQARRGRSKEVGMGTSVKARRRAVATGVAEVTFLWAAVGCVLALVQGLLHMARKRLRLGLVRRTARRG, from the coding sequence GTGATCGTGGTGGGTGTGGACGGGTCGGCCCCGAGCCGCGAGGCGCTGCGCTGGACGTTGACGCGGGCGGCGCGCACGGGCGAGGCCGTCGAGGCGACGATGGCGTGGCTGCACGAGCCGGAGTCCGCGGCCGCCACCGCGACGGGCGTGCACCCGCACGCCGGCGACCACCGTCGCCGACACCCGGCACGTGAACTGCACGCGGTCGTGGAAGACGTCCGCGCCTCGGTGCCCGGCGCGCCACCGGTCAGCGAGGCGACGGTGGTCGGCGACACCGACGCGGTGCTCCTGCGAGCCGCCCGGCAGGCGGACCTGCTCGTCATCGGCAGCCGGCGGCACCACCCGGCCGAGGCGCTGCCGGGCGGTGTCGCGGCGCGCTGCCTGCGGCACGCGCCTTGCCCGGTCGTGGTCGTGCCGCCCGCTCCGCGGGTGGCCGGCCGCGAACCCCGCCGGTGCGGGTCGGCGGCTCGCACGCCCGAGCACGGTCAGGCACGGCGGGGACGTTCGAAGGAGGTCGGCATGGGCACGTCGGTGAAGGCGCGGCGGCGCGCGGTCGCCACGGGGGTGGCGGAGGTGACGTTCCTGTGGGCGGCGGTCGGGTGCGTGCTGGCCCTGGTGCAGGGCCTGCTCCACATGGCCCGGAAGCGGCTCCGGCTCGGCTTGGTCCGCAGGACGGCCCGCCGCGGGTGA
- a CDS encoding CBS domain-containing protein: MNTADVMTRPVHTVEPTATVRAACALLVDHGFSALPVVGPGGVLVGIVSGSDLLVANLERGAATVAQVMTDSVISAPLTATLSELASAMLGHRLHCLPVVDARGRVVGVVGRGDLLRVLTPDDDVLAGRVNRLLTAYSRTSRWSAEVAGGNVVVAGPFADEAERRVVTALVRTIPGVTGVELRPVVTTDRTD; the protein is encoded by the coding sequence ATGAACACCGCAGATGTGATGACGCGCCCCGTCCACACGGTCGAACCCACCGCCACCGTGCGCGCCGCCTGCGCGCTGCTGGTCGACCACGGCTTCTCCGCCCTGCCCGTCGTCGGGCCCGGCGGCGTGCTGGTCGGCATCGTCTCCGGCTCGGACCTCCTGGTGGCGAACCTGGAGCGAGGGGCCGCCACGGTCGCCCAGGTCATGACCGACTCCGTGATCAGCGCGCCGCTCACCGCCACCCTCAGCGAGCTGGCGAGCGCGATGCTGGGCCACCGGCTCCACTGCCTGCCGGTGGTCGACGCGAGGGGGCGCGTGGTGGGCGTGGTCGGCCGGGGCGACCTGCTGCGCGTGCTGACCCCCGACGACGACGTCCTGGCCGGCCGCGTCAACCGGCTGTTGACCGCCTACAGCCGCACTTCCCGGTGGAGCGCCGAGGTGGCGGGCGGGAACGTGGTGGTCGCCGGGCCGTTCGCCGACGAGGCCGAGCGCCGGGTCGTGACCGCCCTCGTGCGCACGATCCCCGGGGTGACCGGTGTGGAGCTGCGACCGGTCGTCACGACCGATCGCACCGACTGA
- a CDS encoding universal stress protein, translating into MDDRIVVGVDGSPSSLTALRWAVDEAKLRGAVVEAVLAWHVEYSMVIGPMSAAVAAGMDRDTLREDSRALLEELVGGTGGDVRAVLAEGDARDVLVRASRDAALLVVGSRGAGPIRGVLLGSVSSYCAHHAHCPVVVIREPGRTAPSEPVEHKPVITPGPLL; encoded by the coding sequence ATGGACGACAGGATCGTGGTGGGCGTGGACGGATCGCCTTCCAGCCTGACCGCGCTGCGGTGGGCTGTCGACGAGGCGAAGTTGCGCGGTGCGGTGGTCGAGGCCGTCCTGGCCTGGCACGTGGAGTACAGCATGGTCATCGGGCCGATGTCCGCCGCCGTGGCCGCCGGGATGGACCGGGACACGCTGCGCGAGGACAGCCGGGCCCTGCTGGAGGAGCTCGTCGGCGGGACCGGTGGCGACGTCCGCGCGGTCCTGGCCGAGGGCGACGCCCGTGACGTGCTGGTCCGGGCGTCGCGGGACGCGGCGCTCCTCGTGGTCGGCAGCCGGGGCGCGGGTCCGATCCGCGGGGTCCTGCTGGGCTCGGTCAGCTCCTACTGCGCGCACCACGCGCACTGCCCGGTGGTCGTCATCCGCGAGCCGGGGCGCACGGCGCCGTCCGAGCCGGTGGAGCACAAACCGGTCATCACCCCCGGGCCGCTGCTGTGA
- a CDS encoding bifunctional acetate--CoA ligase family protein/GNAT family N-acetyltransferase, translated as MTAPPVDRALLADGSVVALRELGPADADALLALHRGLSPDDRYLRFFGASPRLLEDFVARLTSPDQPGHVVLGAFVAEVLVGAASYALLDGDTAEVALVVAHDRQSHGVGTLMLEHLVSLARARGVRRFRADVLTANAKMLRVFADLGLTWTSTAEYGEVRVDLGLDPGERYLEAVADRELAADVASLRAVLAPSSVVVVGAGRKRSSVGNAVLYNLVFGGYPGTLYAVNPHTDQVLGVASHRSVADLPQAPDLAVVCVPAAAVPQVAEDCGRRGVRALVVITSGVDRDLLLDVVRRHGMRLVGPNCVGVSGTDPDVRMNATFMAGRLTAGDIGVVTQSGGVAIAVVERLRALGLGTTELVSTGDKYDVSGNDLLLWWERDERTRAVVLYLESFGNPRKFSRLARRVAARKPVLAVRAASSEAGQRAAASHTASTATPAVTRDALFRQAGVTAVDGVAELVEVLAALHATPLPAGRRVAVLSNAGGLGVLAADACARHGLTIADLGVDTVDAVRALLPGTASAHNPVDTTAAVDERTFGHCLDLVAADPAVDAVIAVTVPTAVADPAGGVHRTAKTVLAVSGDQDASVSLTADGIAVYADPARAATALAALAERGEWLRRPAPELPEPSGADLAEARAVIAGQEGWLSPDRVVRLLTAFGLPVLGGALVRDAGSAVAAQRSFDAPVALKAVADDLLHKSEGGGVLLDLAGEDAVTRGFEALRDRFGDRLTGVFVQPMARRGRELLVGVVTDPQFGPLVVTGLGGVDTDLLDDRAAALAPLSEADLDDLLHGFRAAPKVFRDHDEAVVRDVLRRVLRLAELLPEVAELDLNPLVLTEDDVIAVDARVHVAPAEPVDPFLRRLRDPRRTP; from the coding sequence GTGACCGCGCCCCCGGTCGACCGCGCGCTGCTGGCGGACGGGTCGGTGGTGGCGCTGCGCGAGCTGGGCCCGGCGGACGCCGACGCCCTGCTCGCACTGCACCGCGGCCTGTCCCCGGACGACCGCTACCTGCGGTTCTTCGGCGCTTCGCCCCGACTCCTGGAGGACTTCGTCGCCCGCCTCACCTCGCCCGACCAACCCGGGCACGTCGTGCTCGGCGCGTTCGTCGCCGAGGTGCTGGTCGGCGCGGCGAGCTACGCCCTGCTCGACGGCGACACCGCGGAGGTGGCGCTGGTCGTCGCCCACGACCGGCAGTCGCACGGCGTGGGCACGCTGATGCTGGAGCACCTGGTGTCGCTGGCCAGGGCGCGCGGTGTGCGGCGCTTCCGCGCCGACGTGCTGACCGCCAACGCGAAGATGCTGCGCGTGTTCGCCGACCTCGGCCTGACGTGGACGTCCACGGCGGAGTACGGCGAGGTGCGCGTCGACCTCGGCCTCGACCCCGGTGAGCGCTACCTGGAAGCGGTCGCCGACCGCGAGCTGGCCGCCGACGTGGCGAGCCTGCGCGCCGTGCTCGCGCCGTCCTCGGTCGTGGTGGTGGGCGCGGGCCGCAAGCGCTCCTCGGTCGGCAACGCCGTGCTGTACAACCTCGTCTTCGGCGGCTACCCGGGGACGCTGTACGCCGTCAACCCGCACACCGACCAGGTGCTGGGTGTCGCCTCCCACCGCTCGGTGGCCGACCTGCCGCAGGCGCCGGACCTGGCGGTCGTGTGCGTGCCCGCCGCCGCCGTGCCGCAGGTCGCCGAGGACTGCGGTCGACGCGGGGTGAGGGCACTGGTCGTGATCACCTCGGGAGTGGACCGGGACCTGCTGCTCGACGTGGTGCGGCGACACGGCATGCGCCTGGTCGGCCCCAACTGCGTCGGCGTGTCCGGCACCGATCCCGACGTCCGGATGAACGCCACCTTCATGGCCGGCCGCCTCACCGCGGGCGACATCGGCGTGGTCACCCAGTCCGGTGGCGTCGCGATCGCCGTGGTCGAACGGCTGCGCGCGCTCGGCCTGGGCACCACCGAACTGGTGTCGACCGGCGACAAGTACGACGTGAGCGGCAACGACCTGCTGCTGTGGTGGGAGCGCGACGAGCGCACCCGCGCCGTGGTGCTGTACCTGGAATCGTTCGGCAACCCGCGCAAGTTCTCCCGGCTGGCCCGTCGGGTCGCCGCGCGCAAGCCGGTGCTGGCCGTGCGCGCCGCGAGCAGCGAGGCCGGGCAGCGCGCCGCCGCCTCCCACACCGCCTCCACCGCCACCCCGGCCGTCACCCGCGACGCGCTGTTCCGGCAGGCCGGCGTGACCGCCGTGGACGGTGTCGCGGAACTGGTCGAGGTGCTGGCCGCGCTGCACGCCACGCCGCTGCCGGCCGGCCGCCGGGTCGCCGTGCTGTCCAACGCGGGCGGGCTGGGTGTGCTCGCCGCCGACGCCTGCGCCCGCCACGGCCTGACCATCGCCGACCTGGGGGTCGACACCGTGGACGCGGTGCGGGCACTGCTGCCCGGTACCGCCAGTGCGCACAACCCGGTCGACACCACGGCCGCCGTGGACGAGCGCACGTTCGGCCACTGCCTGGACCTGGTGGCGGCCGACCCCGCCGTGGACGCGGTCATCGCGGTCACCGTGCCCACCGCCGTGGCCGACCCCGCCGGCGGTGTGCACCGCACCGCCAAGACCGTGCTGGCGGTGAGCGGCGACCAGGACGCCTCGGTCTCGCTCACCGCGGACGGCATCGCCGTCTACGCCGACCCCGCGCGGGCCGCCACCGCGCTGGCCGCGCTGGCCGAGCGCGGCGAGTGGCTGCGCCGACCCGCGCCGGAGCTCCCGGAGCCGTCCGGCGCGGACCTGGCCGAGGCCCGCGCGGTCATCGCCGGCCAGGAGGGGTGGCTGTCGCCCGACCGGGTGGTCCGGCTGCTCACGGCGTTCGGGCTGCCGGTGCTCGGCGGCGCGCTCGTCCGGGACGCCGGGTCGGCGGTCGCCGCCCAGCGGTCCTTCGACGCGCCCGTGGCGCTCAAGGCCGTGGCCGACGACCTGCTGCACAAGAGCGAGGGCGGCGGGGTCCTGCTCGACCTCGCCGGGGAGGACGCGGTGACCCGCGGTTTCGAGGCGCTGCGCGACCGGTTCGGCGACCGCCTGACCGGCGTGTTCGTCCAGCCGATGGCCCGGCGAGGGCGCGAGCTGCTCGTCGGCGTGGTCACCGATCCGCAGTTCGGGCCGCTGGTGGTGACCGGTCTCGGCGGCGTCGACACCGACCTGCTCGACGACCGCGCCGCCGCGCTGGCCCCGCTGTCGGAAGCCGACCTGGACGACCTGCTGCACGGCTTCCGCGCCGCGCCCAAGGTGTTCCGCGACCACGACGAGGCGGTCGTGCGCGACGTGCTGCGCCGCGTGTTGCGCCTGGCCGAGCTGCTGCCCGAGGTCGCCGAACTCGACCTCAACCCCCTGGTCCTCACCGAGGACGACGTGATCGCCGTGGACGCGCGCGTGCACGTGGCGCCCGCCGAACCGGTGGACCCGTTCCTGCGCAGGCTGCGCGACCCGAGGAGGACGCCATGA
- a CDS encoding OsmC family protein has protein sequence MSNATKTAQVSVAFAGGEEYVVAMRGHLVPTDQPPADGGADAGPSPVELLVGSMATCTAFYAGRFLDRHGLPRAGLRVTADYRMGADPQRRVTDVRLDVTVPAGLPESRKTALLAVLQHCTVHNTLRHPPEIIIELDEVES, from the coding sequence ATGAGCAACGCCACGAAGACCGCGCAGGTCTCGGTCGCCTTCGCGGGCGGCGAGGAGTACGTCGTCGCGATGCGCGGCCACCTGGTGCCCACCGACCAGCCGCCGGCCGACGGGGGCGCCGACGCCGGGCCCAGCCCGGTCGAGCTGCTGGTCGGGTCGATGGCGACGTGCACCGCCTTCTACGCGGGCCGGTTCCTCGACCGCCACGGGCTGCCCCGCGCAGGCCTGCGCGTGACCGCCGACTACCGGATGGGCGCCGACCCCCAGCGACGCGTCACCGACGTGCGGTTGGACGTCACCGTGCCCGCCGGACTGCCCGAGAGCCGCAAGACCGCCCTGCTGGCCGTCCTCCAGCACTGCACCGTGCACAACACCCTCCGGCACCCGCCGGAGATCATCATCGAACTCGACGAGGTGGAGTCATGA
- a CDS encoding universal stress protein — translation MNTGPIVVGIDGTPAGERALRWAMDEAVRRQVPLHVVNAYQYEPLADWTMSTEQDARARSEALIEDAVRAASVGRLELPEVVRLPVRGPAAEALEELARGAVMLVVASHSGSRLRQVVLGSTSVHCVRHATVPVVVLPAGGAGRVDEALVTEEAVR, via the coding sequence ATGAACACCGGTCCGATCGTCGTCGGCATCGACGGCACCCCCGCGGGCGAACGCGCGCTGCGGTGGGCGATGGACGAGGCGGTGCGGCGGCAGGTCCCGCTGCACGTGGTCAACGCCTACCAGTACGAGCCCCTGGCCGACTGGACGATGTCCACCGAGCAGGACGCCCGCGCCCGCTCGGAGGCGCTGATCGAGGACGCGGTGCGCGCGGCCTCGGTGGGGCGGCTGGAACTGCCGGAGGTCGTGCGGCTGCCGGTGCGCGGTCCGGCCGCCGAGGCGCTGGAGGAACTGGCGCGGGGCGCGGTGATGCTGGTCGTCGCCTCGCACAGCGGGAGCAGGCTCCGGCAGGTGGTGCTGGGCAGCACCAGCGTGCACTGCGTGCGGCACGCCACCGTGCCGGTCGTCGTGCTCCCCGCGGGGGGAGCCGGTCGCGTCGACGAGGCGCTCGTCACCGAGGAGGCCGTGCGATGA